In Arcobacter sp. CECT 8983, the DNA window TATCTTGATAAAAAAAGATTTTTAGGAAATTATGATAAAAGTTTAGTAAGAAAGAATATTCTTGAAAACTATTTTAGATATGAAAGAATAGAGTTATAAGCATTTAGCTTATAACTTTAGTTTCCAAATACTTTTTTTAGTATTGAAGTTGTTTGTTCAACGGGGTTTTCTCTAATAGAAGCCTCTTTTTCAGAAATCATTTTAAATAAACCATCAATAGCTTTATTTGTTACATAATCATCTAAACTTTCTTCACTAGAACTTGGAATATACTCATCTACTCCAAAGTTTTTAGCTAAGTTCATTACTGAACTATTTTCTACATACTCTTTACCATACTGTTTGTAGTAAGTATTAAAAGTATCATAGTATTTTGAAACACTATTTTCTTGCATTGTTTTATTTACTATTGGTTTAATTAATTCTTTTAATTTGTCATAGGTATTTTCTTTGAAATAGTTTGTCGCAGAGTGTTCATCTGCACTCAAGATTTTTTTAGCATCCTCTAAATTCATTTTTTCAATTGCTTCAATAAAAATCTCAGCAGTTTGAGGTGCTGCTTTTGTTGCTGCACTGTTCATAGACTTTATTAAATCATTAGCAATTTTATCTCCACCAACTTTTCTTATAATACTTTCTGCTTTTTGAAGATTTTCGGGCAATGGAATTTTTACATCTTTATTGTTTAAATAGCCATTTTGTGCCCCTAACGTTTTAGTAGCATAATTAACTCCCACTTTTAAAGCCTCTTTCAAACCTTTTGAAACAGTATTTTCTGATAAAGAGCTTTTTACTGTTTGTTCTTTTTTTGTATCTGTAGTTGTTATATCTTTTACTATATCTTTTGTAAAGCTATTTAAATCAAAGCCAAAAGATAATGTACTACACACTATTAAAGATAAAAGAATTATTTTTTTCTTCATTGTTTTTTTCCCTATATTTTTTAATATTATATGCTAAAATGCTACAAATTCAAATTAGTGAGAGAAAATGATAGAAGAGATTTCACAGTTTTTTTATAGCTTTAAAACAAAAATTGTTGATTCAAATACTTTAGAAAAAGAGTATTCAAAGCAAATCTTTGATTTTGCACAAAAAATTAAAGATGAAAAACTACAAGAAGAGTATAGAGATAACTTTTTACTTATTTTAGGTTATACCCTAAGATTAGAAGATATTTCACAAAGACTTTTTTTCACTTTCCAAGAAGCAATTTATGCTATTGATTTAGATTTTCAAATGAAAAATGAAGAGTCAAAAAAAGTTAACTCAATAGTTTATATCTTAGTTTTAGAAGTTATTTTAAAAGAACTTCAAATCAAACAAATAGATGAAGAATTAAAACAAGAAGCTTTAAACGCTTATGAAAAATTAGAAAAACAAAAAGCTAAAGAGAATAAAAAATACCACATGTATCAATACTAGGAATCTTTTGATCCTCTTGAGTTTGGATAATACCTTTTTTTAGGAATATTATTTATAATAAATGCTATAAAAAGCATTATAAAAGCACCTGTTGTAACAGGTATTAAAACATATAAAAATCCTAAGTTATGAATTTGTTCAGTTCCTATAACTGCAATTAGTGCAGTTGCTCCTCCTGGAGGATGTAGTGTTAATGTTAACTGCATAACTAAAATAGAACTAGCTACAGCAAGGGCTGAACACAACCATAAATAATCACCCAAAAGTTTAAAACTTGTTACTCCAATAATAGCACTTAAAATATGACCACCTACAAGATTTCTAGGTTGTGCTAAAGGAGAGTGAATTGCACCATAGATTAAAACAGCACTTGCTCCAAATGAGCCAATTACTAAAGATAAATCAGTATCATTTAAAAAGTTAAAGTGAATAAATGCAATAGCAATTATTCCTATAAATGAACCTATCCAAGACCAAATAAGATTTTCAATTTCAATTTTTTCTGTGTTTATTTTTTTAAATCTTTTAAAAAACTTCTTCATAGTTATACATACCTTTAAAAATGAAGTATAACTATTACTTTTTATTTATTCTATGACTTGAATCAAATTGGAATATTTAAAATTTCATCTTTTATTTCATTAATATCATCAATCACTTTTATAATATCTAAATCACCTGGATCAATCATTTTTTCATCAATTAAAGTAGTTTCAATAAATTTCATTAGTCCATCCCAAAATTCACTTCCTACAAGATAAACTCTAAATCCATCTCTCATTTTCCCAGTTTGTGTTAGAGTTACTACTTCAAAAAGCTCATCTAATGTTCCAAAACCACCAGGAAAAATAATACAAGCTTTTGAGTACTTAACTAACATATATTTTCTAGAAAAGAAATAATTAAAAGTTAAATGTTTATTTGTATATGGATTAACTGATTGTTCAAAGGGAAGGTCAATACTTAATCCAACAGATTCTCCATTTGAAGATTTAAAGGCACCTCTATTTGCAGCTTGCATAATTCCATCACCACCACCTGTGATAATATTAACACCTTCTTTTGCTAAAATATATGCTAGTTTTTGTGCTTTCATCGCATAGACATTTGTTTGTTTTGTTCTTGCACTTCCAAAAATAGTAACGTTATTTTTTAAATCTTTTAAAAGTTCTCTACCATTTGTGAAGTCATCATTAATTCTTGGACTATATATTACATTGTTTTTTTCCATGATTAACTCCTTTAAAATCAAGTTATGATTATATTTATATTTTCATTATAAAGCTTGTAATATTTTATAAAACAACAAAGTTTTATTTCATTTTACTTTTAATACTCACTTTTATCTCACCTGTTTTAGATAAAATAGCATTTTTAATCAGGAGAATTTAATTGTTTAATGAAAAAAATATACCCAAACTTATTATCTTTACGCCTATTATTACAGCTATATTAATTGCTTTTTTTACAATATATTTCTTTATAGATAATCAAAACAACTATTTTGAAGAAGAGAGTTTAATTGTTGAAAAAGAGTATTTACAAAAACAAAAAAATATTCTAAAAAAAGAGATTGATTATGCAATAAACTATATAAATCATAGAGTTAACAACAACAAATTATTAAGTGAAGAAGAGTTAAAAAAAGATATTTTGGAATATCTTGAAACTATTAGATATGGAAAACATGGATATCTTTGGATACATGATACAAATTATTATTTAAGAGGGCATCCTTTTAGACCAAATAGTATTGACACTTATGACATTGACTTAAAAGATGCAAAGGGCGGTTTTATTACTAAAAAGTTTATAGACGAAACAATTAAAAAGCCAAATGGAGTTTTTATTGAGTATTATTGGCAAAAGCCAGAGGAAAAAGACTTTTCTAAGAAACTTGGTTTTTTTAAACTATATAAAAAATATAATTGGGTGATAGGAGCAGGGCTTTATATTGATGATATTCAAGACTCAATAAATGCAAATAAAAAACTTTTAGAAAAGAAGATTAACAAACACATTAGATTAGTTGTAACTGTTTCCTTTCTAGCGATTTTGATAATTGGTGTTTTATCTTTTATTATGTCAAAAAAGATTACTCAAGTATTTAATGCTTATCAAGAAAATGTAAAAAGAAAAGAGCTTTTACTAGAAGATTTAAATAGAAATTTGGAGTTAAAAGTTCAAAAGGCTGTTAAAGAAGTTAAGAAAAAAGATAGGGCAATGCTTCATCAATCAAGGCTAGCAAGAATGGGAGCAATGCTTTCAATGATTGCCCATCAATGGAGACAACCTTTAAGTGAAGTATCTGGAGTACTCATGGAGCTTGAAACTGCAAATAAGTTTAATAAAGTAACTTCAGAAATGATTGAAGAGACAGTTAAAGAGTCAAATAAACAAATTGCCTTTATGTCAAATACAATTGAAGACTTTAGAAACTTCTTCAAACCAGATAAATTAAAAGTTGATTTTTATATAGAAAATGCTTGTAATAAAGCTTTAACCTTAGTTGATGCTTCACTTAAAAATTTTAATATAAAAGTAGAAAAGAAAATAAAATATAACCCTTTAATTCATGGCTATGAAAGAGAATTTGCACAAGTGATTTTAAATCTCTTATCAAATGCAAAGGATGCTTTAATTCAAAGACAAGTTTCTAATCCTACTATTAAACTTATAGTTACAAAAAAAGATAATAATGCCATTATTAAAGTAAAAGATAATGCAGGGGGAGTGGAAGAGGATTATTTAGATTTAATATTTGAGCCGTATTTTACTACAAAAGGTGCATCAAAAGGAACTGGTCTTGGGCTTTATATGGCAAAAATGATTGTTGAAAAAAACATGAATGGAGAAATTACTGTAGATAACAAGAAAAAAGGTGCAAACTTTTTAATTGTACTTCCTATAGAAGAGGTTTGAGTATGGATGAGAGTATAATAAAACAACTTCAAGAATATACTGTTCTTTGTGTGGAAGATGAAGATGGTATTAGAAAAAGATTAGTAAATACTTTAAAGTACTATTTTGGCGGTGTTTATGAAGCAAAAGATGGTGAAGATGGTTATTACTTATATAATGAATATAAACCTGATTTAATCATTACAGATATAGAAATGCCTTGTAAAGGAGGGATTTCACTTGTTGAAGATATTAGAAAAAAAGACAGTGACACCTTAGTAATAATGGTAACTGCTTATTCAACTGAAGAGTATCTTTTAGAGCTTATAAATCTAAATGTAAACCAATATATTCTAAAACCTGTAAACTCTGATTCTTTATTGACTGGAATTGTAAAAGCTTTTGGAAAAAGATTAAAAGAAAAAATCTTTTTTCACAAAGATTTATATTTTGATGTGCAAGAAAGGGAATTATATTATAAAGATGAGGTAGTTTCATTACGTAAAAGAGATAAAGAGTTCTTACTTTTACTTCATAGAAATAGAAATGTAGTTGTAACTTATGAGTTAATTGAAGAGTATTTATGGCGAGATAAGTCTATGAGCATAACAGCTTTAAAAACCTTTATAAAAGAGTTTAGAAAGCGTATTCCCATTGAAATTATTACAAATAAACCACAAGAAGGGTATAAATTAATCGATTTTTAGAAAAACTCACTTGAAACTCACTTAATTGTTTTATGATGAATTTCATAAACAAAGGTTGCCTTTAGAAAATATTGATTTTTAAAGGGGAACCTAAACAAAGGAGTCTTAATGTTCAAAAAAAGTTTACTTTTAGTTGCTCTTGCAAGTGTTGCATTAGCAGGTAATATTAAAATGGATTTAAATGCAAAATATGGTGCAAATAATTTCCATACAAAAGGTGCTGAAAAGTATGCACAATTAGTTAAAGATTACTCAAATGGTTCTGTAGATATTACAGTACATGCAGGATCTGCACTTATTAAAGGAAATCCTCTTAAAGCTGTAAAAGATGGAACAGTTGCAATGACTGATATGTTTATTCCTTTTACATCTGGTGGAGGAAAAGTGTTTGGGATTTCTGCTTTACCATTTATTGCTAACTCATATGAAGATGCTTTCAAGTTATATCAACTTGCAAAACCAGCTTATGATAAAACTGCAAAAAAATGGAATCAAAAAATTCTTTATTCTGTAACTTGGCCAGCTTCTGGTTTTTATTCAAAAAAAGAAGTTACAAAACTATCTGATTTTGAAGGTATAAAAACTAGAACTTATGACAAAAACTCTGCTGCATTTATTAATAAAGCAGGTGGAAATGCAGTTGCCTTACCTTGGGGAGAAGTTTATTCTTCACTTAGAACGGGTCTTGTTGACTCTGTAGTTACTTCTTCAGCATCTGGAAAAGATGGTAAGTTTTGGGAAGTATTATCAAACTATACAAAAATCAATTATGCATACCCTTTACAAGCAGTATCAATTAACTTAGATTATTGGAATTCTTTAGATAAAACACAACAAAAAGCCATGTTAAAAGCAGCAAAAGAGATTGAAAAAGCTCAATGGGAAGCTGCAAAAGAAGAAGATAGAGTTGCTTTAGAAATGCTTACTAAAAATGGAATGAAAGTAAGTGAAGCAACATCTGAATTAAAAGCTCAATTAGACAAAATTGCAAATGAGTTATTAGAAGACTATTTAGATGGTGCAAATTCTCAAATCAAAGCAATTTTTGAAGAATATAGAAAGTAGTTAGAAGTTATGAGTTTTATTTCTAACTTTATAGATAAGCTTACCAAATTTGGGGCTTATCTGTCAGCTTTTATCTTAGTAGCATTGGTTTCATTGATTTTAATTGAAATCTTTATTAGAGCATTTTTTGATATGTCAACAATGATAGCAGATGAATATAGTGGATATTTTTATTTGGCATCTATATTTTTTGGATTAGCATATACTTTCTCAAGTGATTCTCATATAAGAATTAACATAATTACTTCAAGGTTATCAAAAAAGACTAATAACAAGATTGATATTCTTGCAGCAGTTATTACCTTAGCTGTATTAGCTTTTGCTCTTTATAGAACAATTTTATTTACATATGATTCATATGAATTACAGATGTTATCAGAAAATGTTTCTGAAACACCACTATATTTAACACAACTTGCAATGCCTATTGGAATTACAATGTTCATGTTAGCTGTAGTATTATTTATTTTCAAAGGATTTACAAATGATTAGTGATCCTTTATTCTTATCAGTAATTTTAATTGTGATAATGTTTGTATTTTTATTATCATCATTATGGATTGGTGTTTCGTTAATGTTAACAGGTATTATTGGTATGTTATTATTTGACCATAATTTACCTCCTGTGATTTCTGTTTATGACAAAATTGGAGACTTATTAGCTTCTTCACTTTATGATGCCTTAAACTCTTGGTCTCTTGCAGCTTTACCTATGTTTATTTTAATGGGTGAAATTTTATATAAATCTTCTATTTCAACAAGATTGTTAAATGGTTTAAAACCTTGGCTTGCATTTATACCAGGAGGTTTACTTCATGTAAATGTTGCAGCATGTTCTTTATTCGCTGCTGTTTCTGGTTCATCTGCTGCTACAACTGCAACAGTTGGGAAGATTACATTAGAAGAGTTAAAAAATAGAGGATACTCTAAAACATTAGCAATGGGATCACTAGCTGGTTCTGGTACATTAGGATATTTAATTCCTCCTTCTTTAATTATGATTATTTATGGAGTGTTATCAGATGTATCTATTGGTAAATTATTTGTTGCTGGGCTAATTCCTGGGCTTTTACTGGCATCTTTATACTCTTTTTATATCATGTATAAAGCCAAAGTTGACCCAAGTATTTTACCAAAAGAAAAAGAAGTATTTACATTTAAAGATAGAATAAACTCATTTAAAGATTTAGCACCAATTTTTTCACTTATTGGACTTGTTTTAGGTTCTATTTATGGTGGATTTTCTACTCCTACTGAAGCTGCTGCTCTTGGAGTATTAGGAAGCTTGATTCTTGCATTTTATTTTAAATCTATCTCAATAGATATTCTAAAAAATGCACTTTTAAACTCTGTTAAAACATCTGTTATGATTGGGTTTATTATTGCTGGTGCAGTTTTTCTTTCTCAAGTAATTGGATTTTTGGGAATTGCAAGAGCAATGAGTGAATTTATTGCAGGTCTTGGACTTTCTCCAATGATGTTAATTTTGTTAATTGGTATTATGTATATTATTTTAGGAATGATTTTAGAAGCTATTTCTATTGTAGTTATGACATTGCCAATTGTTTTACCAATCATTATTTTAGCTGGATTTGATCCACTATGGTTTGGTATTTTCTTAGTATTCATGGTTGAAATGGCACAAATTACGCCGCCAGTTGGTTTCTCACTATTTGTGATTCAAGGAATTAGTAATGAAAAAATACAGACAATTTTAAAAGCAACTTTTCCCTTCTTTATTCTTATGATTGTTACTGTTGTATTAATTACTGTGTTTCCTGAAATAGTATTCTTCTTACCAGACCAAATGATTAAATAATATTTTTGGTAAAATAAGGTTATATAAATGGAAGGTAATGAAATGATTAGATTAAATTGTGATATGGGGGAAAGCTTCGGTATTTGGAAAATGGGTGCAGATGAACAAATTATGCCTTATATTAGTATGGCAAATTTAGCGTGTGGTTTCCATGCAAGTGATCCTTTAACAATGAATCGTTCTGTTGAATTAGCAAAAAGATATAATGTAACTATTGGTGCTCATCCTGGATATCAGGATTTAGTTGGCTTTGGTAGAAGAAGCATTCAATGTACTTTAGAAGAGATTAAGTCAATAACTCTTTATCAACTAGGTGCATTAAGTGCCTTTTGCAAATCTCATGGTACAACTGTATCTTATGTAAAACCCCATGGTGCTTTATATAATGATATGATGCGAGATGAAAATATATTCAAAGCAATTTTAAGTGCTATTTCATCTTATGATAAAAATATTAAACTAATGATTTTATCAAATCCAAATAATGAAGCATTTTCCTATACTGCAAAAATGTATGGAATTAATCTAATCTATGAAGTATTTGCAGACAGAAATTATAATGACAATGGAAGTTTAGTATCAAGAATGCAACCAAACGCTATAATTCATGATGAATTATTAGTTATTGAAAGAATTCAAAATTTAAAAGATAGAGGATTTTTAGAAAGTGTAAATGGTCAAAGGCTATTTTTAAAAGCTGATACTGTTTGTGTTCATGGAGATGGTGCAAATGCACTTAATTTTATTCAAGCTTTACAAAAAGTAGTAAACTAAATGGAAATAAAAGTAGCTTCTGTTGATTGTGTAATTATTTATTTTGATACTAAAATCTCTAAAGAAATATCAAATAAAGTAAAAGCTTCATATGCTTATTTAAAGTCTTTAAATAATGAAGCTTTTATTGATATAATCCCTTCTTATAGCTCAATTTTAATTTCATATGATGTATTAAAATATGATTTTGAATCTATAAAAGCATATCTAGAAGAAAGGCTTAAAAATATAAAAGTAGATGAAGAAGAAAACTCTAAGCTTGTAGAAATAGATGTATATTATGGTGAAGAAGTAGGGCTTGATTTACAAAGGGTTGCTTCTATAAATAACTTAAATGTAGAAGAGGTAATAAATCTTCATTCTTCTAAAGTTTATGATGTTTATACAATTGGTTTTTTGCCTGGTTTTGCATATTTAGGTGTAGTTGATGAAAAAATTGCAACTAAAAGATTAGAAACTCCTAGAAAGAAAATTCCTAAAGGAAGTGTTTCCCTTGCTGATACTCAAACTGCTGTTTATCCAAAAGATAGCCCAGGTGGTTGGAATATTATTGGGAAAACTGCTTTTGAGTTTTTTGATAAAAATTTAGAACAATTATCGCAAATAGATATTAATACAAAAATAAAATTTAATCCAATTTCTAAAGAAGAATTTTTAAAACAAGGTGGAACTTTATGAAAGGCTTTGAATTAGTAAAAGCTGGGATTTATACAACTATTCAAGATAAAGGAAGATTCTCTTTCATGCATCTTGGTGTTACAAATTCAGGGTTTATGGATGAGTATGCTGCTAATGCTTGTAATAAACTTTTAGATAACAATCTTGAGACAAATCTTCTTGAAATCCTTTTTGCTGGTGTAGTATTAAAATCACATCAGAATACTACTATTGCAATAACAGGTGCTAAATGTGACTTTTACATTAATGGTGTTTTAAAAAACTGTTGGGAAACTCATAAAGTAAGAGTAGGGGATGAAATTAAAATTGGTAAATTCAATGAAGGTCAAAGAGTTTACTTAGGTGTAAAAAATGGCTTTGATATTGAAAAAGAGTTTGGAAGTAATGCTACTTCTATGAAAGAAGGCTTTGGTGGTCTTGATGGAAATAAACTAAAAAATAGTGATATTTTAGCGTTTGAAGAAAATTCATCTTTTGTAAAAAGAAGATGGAAAGAAAAGTTTGTTCCTAAATATAAAAAAGAGTTAACACTAAGAGTGATACTTTCATATCAATGTGATAAGTTTGAAGAAGAACAAATAGAAAAGTTCTTCTCAAGTGTTTATACAATTACTCCTGATTTTAACTCTATGGCTTGTAAACTTGATGGAGAGGCTATTGAATGTACTATTTCAAATCTAGTTTCTGAAGCAATTGCCTTTGGTAGTATTCAAATACCAAAAGATGGAAAACCAATAATTCTTTTAAAAGAGAGACAAACTATTGGTGGTTATCCAAAGATTGGTGCAGTTTTAAATATTGATTGTTATAAATTAGCTCAAATGAAACCTGGAAGTAAAATAAGATTTGAAAAAATTGAAATTAAAAAAGCAAGAGAAAAAGTTTTAAAATTTTTAGAGGCTTTTTCTTCTTAATCTGCTTGTTTTTTTAAAAGTGAGTTTAATACTTCATGGAAAGAGTCATCTTTCTTTG includes these proteins:
- a CDS encoding DUF4197 domain-containing protein; this encodes MKKKIILLSLIVCSTLSFGFDLNSFTKDIVKDITTTDTKKEQTVKSSLSENTVSKGLKEALKVGVNYATKTLGAQNGYLNNKDVKIPLPENLQKAESIIRKVGGDKIANDLIKSMNSAATKAAPQTAEIFIEAIEKMNLEDAKKILSADEHSATNYFKENTYDKLKELIKPIVNKTMQENSVSKYYDTFNTYYKQYGKEYVENSSVMNLAKNFGVDEYIPSSSEESLDDYVTNKAIDGLFKMISEKEASIRENPVEQTTSILKKVFGN
- a CDS encoding HPP family protein translates to MKKFFKRFKKINTEKIEIENLIWSWIGSFIGIIAIAFIHFNFLNDTDLSLVIGSFGASAVLIYGAIHSPLAQPRNLVGGHILSAIIGVTSFKLLGDYLWLCSALAVASSILVMQLTLTLHPPGGATALIAVIGTEQIHNLGFLYVLIPVTTGAFIMLFIAFIINNIPKKRYYPNSRGSKDS
- a CDS encoding TIGR00730 family Rossman fold protein, which codes for MEKNNVIYSPRINDDFTNGRELLKDLKNNVTIFGSARTKQTNVYAMKAQKLAYILAKEGVNIITGGGDGIMQAANRGAFKSSNGESVGLSIDLPFEQSVNPYTNKHLTFNYFFSRKYMLVKYSKACIIFPGGFGTLDELFEVVTLTQTGKMRDGFRVYLVGSEFWDGLMKFIETTLIDEKMIDPGDLDIIKVIDDINEIKDEILNIPI
- a CDS encoding cache domain-containing protein yields the protein MFNEKNIPKLIIFTPIITAILIAFFTIYFFIDNQNNYFEEESLIVEKEYLQKQKNILKKEIDYAINYINHRVNNNKLLSEEELKKDILEYLETIRYGKHGYLWIHDTNYYLRGHPFRPNSIDTYDIDLKDAKGGFITKKFIDETIKKPNGVFIEYYWQKPEEKDFSKKLGFFKLYKKYNWVIGAGLYIDDIQDSINANKKLLEKKINKHIRLVVTVSFLAILIIGVLSFIMSKKITQVFNAYQENVKRKELLLEDLNRNLELKVQKAVKEVKKKDRAMLHQSRLARMGAMLSMIAHQWRQPLSEVSGVLMELETANKFNKVTSEMIEETVKESNKQIAFMSNTIEDFRNFFKPDKLKVDFYIENACNKALTLVDASLKNFNIKVEKKIKYNPLIHGYEREFAQVILNLLSNAKDALIQRQVSNPTIKLIVTKKDNNAIIKVKDNAGGVEEDYLDLIFEPYFTTKGASKGTGLGLYMAKMIVEKNMNGEITVDNKKKGANFLIVLPIEEV
- a CDS encoding response regulator transcription factor, with protein sequence MDESIIKQLQEYTVLCVEDEDGIRKRLVNTLKYYFGGVYEAKDGEDGYYLYNEYKPDLIITDIEMPCKGGISLVEDIRKKDSDTLVIMVTAYSTEEYLLELINLNVNQYILKPVNSDSLLTGIVKAFGKRLKEKIFFHKDLYFDVQERELYYKDEVVSLRKRDKEFLLLLHRNRNVVVTYELIEEYLWRDKSMSITALKTFIKEFRKRIPIEIITNKPQEGYKLIDF
- a CDS encoding TRAP transporter substrate-binding protein; the protein is MFKKSLLLVALASVALAGNIKMDLNAKYGANNFHTKGAEKYAQLVKDYSNGSVDITVHAGSALIKGNPLKAVKDGTVAMTDMFIPFTSGGGKVFGISALPFIANSYEDAFKLYQLAKPAYDKTAKKWNQKILYSVTWPASGFYSKKEVTKLSDFEGIKTRTYDKNSAAFINKAGGNAVALPWGEVYSSLRTGLVDSVVTSSASGKDGKFWEVLSNYTKINYAYPLQAVSINLDYWNSLDKTQQKAMLKAAKEIEKAQWEAAKEEDRVALEMLTKNGMKVSEATSELKAQLDKIANELLEDYLDGANSQIKAIFEEYRK
- a CDS encoding TRAP transporter small permease subunit; the encoded protein is MSFISNFIDKLTKFGAYLSAFILVALVSLILIEIFIRAFFDMSTMIADEYSGYFYLASIFFGLAYTFSSDSHIRINIITSRLSKKTNNKIDILAAVITLAVLAFALYRTILFTYDSYELQMLSENVSETPLYLTQLAMPIGITMFMLAVVLFIFKGFTND
- a CDS encoding TRAP transporter large permease; protein product: MISDPLFLSVILIVIMFVFLLSSLWIGVSLMLTGIIGMLLFDHNLPPVISVYDKIGDLLASSLYDALNSWSLAALPMFILMGEILYKSSISTRLLNGLKPWLAFIPGGLLHVNVAACSLFAAVSGSSAATTATVGKITLEELKNRGYSKTLAMGSLAGSGTLGYLIPPSLIMIIYGVLSDVSIGKLFVAGLIPGLLLASLYSFYIMYKAKVDPSILPKEKEVFTFKDRINSFKDLAPIFSLIGLVLGSIYGGFSTPTEAAALGVLGSLILAFYFKSISIDILKNALLNSVKTSVMIGFIIAGAVFLSQVIGFLGIARAMSEFIAGLGLSPMMLILLIGIMYIILGMILEAISIVVMTLPIVLPIIILAGFDPLWFGIFLVFMVEMAQITPPVGFSLFVIQGISNEKIQTILKATFPFFILMIVTVVLITVFPEIVFFLPDQMIK
- a CDS encoding 5-oxoprolinase subunit PxpA, translating into MEGNEMIRLNCDMGESFGIWKMGADEQIMPYISMANLACGFHASDPLTMNRSVELAKRYNVTIGAHPGYQDLVGFGRRSIQCTLEEIKSITLYQLGALSAFCKSHGTTVSYVKPHGALYNDMMRDENIFKAILSAISSYDKNIKLMILSNPNNEAFSYTAKMYGINLIYEVFADRNYNDNGSLVSRMQPNAIIHDELLVIERIQNLKDRGFLESVNGQRLFLKADTVCVHGDGANALNFIQALQKVVN
- the pxpB gene encoding 5-oxoprolinase subunit PxpB, producing MEIKVASVDCVIIYFDTKISKEISNKVKASYAYLKSLNNEAFIDIIPSYSSILISYDVLKYDFESIKAYLEERLKNIKVDEEENSKLVEIDVYYGEEVGLDLQRVASINNLNVEEVINLHSSKVYDVYTIGFLPGFAYLGVVDEKIATKRLETPRKKIPKGSVSLADTQTAVYPKDSPGGWNIIGKTAFEFFDKNLEQLSQIDINTKIKFNPISKEEFLKQGGTL
- a CDS encoding biotin-dependent carboxyltransferase family protein, producing the protein MKGFELVKAGIYTTIQDKGRFSFMHLGVTNSGFMDEYAANACNKLLDNNLETNLLEILFAGVVLKSHQNTTIAITGAKCDFYINGVLKNCWETHKVRVGDEIKIGKFNEGQRVYLGVKNGFDIEKEFGSNATSMKEGFGGLDGNKLKNSDILAFEENSSFVKRRWKEKFVPKYKKELTLRVILSYQCDKFEEEQIEKFFSSVYTITPDFNSMACKLDGEAIECTISNLVSEAIAFGSIQIPKDGKPIILLKERQTIGGYPKIGAVLNIDCYKLAQMKPGSKIRFEKIEIKKAREKVLKFLEAFSS